One window of Heptranchias perlo isolate sHepPer1 chromosome 15, sHepPer1.hap1, whole genome shotgun sequence genomic DNA carries:
- the mpp1 gene encoding 55 kDa erythrocyte membrane protein isoform X1, translating to MTLKSNKSEHLGPFAAFESINSCRTPLSDLYLEQLLQSKGKPELFEKINTIVTSNISHFLSNGVHNKEGYMLTYDGAAQEVYSNGSTNSSPYMNGNSKEHETQNVKKIRLITFQKGTSEPMGITLKLNDKGRCVIGRILHGGMIHRQGTLHVGDEILEINGKSAANQTVEQLQSLLKEMKGTITLQVQSNYHCNPLSFEMYMRAQFDYDPKKDDLIPCKEAGLKFKTGDIIKIISKDDPNWWQGTVENSGKTTGLIPSPELQEWRVANRNSANQDVTSGCGVFGKKKKQCKDKYLAKHSAIFDRLDLVSYEEVVRLPAFNRKTLVLLGANGVGRSHIKNALITKHSDKFAYPIPHTSRSPKKDEEDGKNYYFISNEDMVKNITSNEFLEYGSFQGAMFGTKLETIRKINQGQGKIAVVDIEPQALKVLRTAEFAPLVVFIAAPSTTQPGNQAESLKKIQKESEILQHTYGHWFDLTLVNNELEDTVQNLVEAIESACTTAQWVPVSWVY from the exons TTATTTGAGAAGATCAACACAATTGTGACCTCAAACATCAGCCATTTCCTGAGTAATGGAGTGCACAATAAAGAG GGTTACATGTTGACGTACGATGGTGCTGCCCAGGAAGTATACAGCAATGGCAGTACCAACTCCTCGCCTTACATGAACGGTAACAGTAAAGAACATGAGACACAGAACGTAAAGAAGATCCGACTGATTACATTCCAGAAAGGAACAAGTGAACCCATG GGAATTACTCTGAAACTGAATGACAAGGGACGCTGTGTCATCGGGAGGATCCTGCACGGAGGGATGATTCATAGGCAAG GCACACTCCATGTTGGTGATGAAATTCTGGAAATAAATGGTAAGAGTGCAGCAAATCAAACAGTGGAGCAGCTACAGTCATTGCTG AAAGAAATGAAGGGAACCATCACCTTACAGGTTCAGTCCAACTACCATTGCAACCCTTTGTCCTTTGAG aTGTACATGCGAGCTCAGTTTGATTATGACCCAAAGAAGGATGATCTTATCCCATGCAAGGAGGCTGGATTAAAATTTAAGACTGGTGACATCATCAAGATAATCAGTAAGGATGATCCCAACTGGTGGCAGGGCACTGTGGAAAACTCAGGCAAAACAACCGGACTAATACCCTCCCCAGAACTGCAGGAATG GCGGGTGGCCAATAGGAATTCAGCTAATCAGGATGTTACATCAGGCTGCGGCGTGTTTGGGAAGAAGAAAAAGCAGTGTAAAGACAAGTATCTGGCCAAGCACAGTGCAA TCTTTGATCGGCTTGACCTAGTCTCGTATGAAGAAGTTGTACGACTCCCTGCATTCAACAGAAAGacccttgtgcttctag GGGCTAACGGAGTTGGTCGAAGTCACATCAAAAATGCTCTGATTACTAAACACTCAGACAAGTTTGCTTATCCAATTCCAC ACACCTCCAGGTCACCAAAGAAAGATGAAGAAGATGGAAAGAACTACTACTTTATTTCCAATGAGGACATGGTGAAGAACATCACCTCTAATGAATTCCTAGAGTATGGGAGCTTCCAAGGGGCCATGTTTGGAACAAAGCTGGAGACAATCCGCAAGATCAACCAAGGCCAGGGCAAAATTGCAGTGGTGGATATCGAGCCCCAG GCCCTGAAGGTTCTCAGAACAGCAGAGTTTGCACCACTGGTGGTATTCATTGCTGCTCCCTCTACTACTCAGCCAGGCAATCAG GCTGAATCTCTCAAGAAGATCCAAAAGGAATCAGAAATCCTTCAGCATACCTATGGACACTGGTTTGACCTGACACTGGTTAACAATGAACTTGAAGATACAGTGCAAAACCTGGTGGAAGCAATTGAAAGTGCATGCACTACAGCACAATGGGTGCCTGTGTCATGGGTCTACTAG
- the mpp1 gene encoding 55 kDa erythrocyte membrane protein isoform X2 gives MTLKSNKSEHLGPFAAFESINSCRTPLSDLYLEQLLQSKGKPEGYMLTYDGAAQEVYSNGSTNSSPYMNGNSKEHETQNVKKIRLITFQKGTSEPMGITLKLNDKGRCVIGRILHGGMIHRQGTLHVGDEILEINGKSAANQTVEQLQSLLKEMKGTITLQVQSNYHCNPLSFEMYMRAQFDYDPKKDDLIPCKEAGLKFKTGDIIKIISKDDPNWWQGTVENSGKTTGLIPSPELQEWRVANRNSANQDVTSGCGVFGKKKKQCKDKYLAKHSAIFDRLDLVSYEEVVRLPAFNRKTLVLLGANGVGRSHIKNALITKHSDKFAYPIPHTSRSPKKDEEDGKNYYFISNEDMVKNITSNEFLEYGSFQGAMFGTKLETIRKINQGQGKIAVVDIEPQALKVLRTAEFAPLVVFIAAPSTTQPGNQAESLKKIQKESEILQHTYGHWFDLTLVNNELEDTVQNLVEAIESACTTAQWVPVSWVY, from the exons GGTTACATGTTGACGTACGATGGTGCTGCCCAGGAAGTATACAGCAATGGCAGTACCAACTCCTCGCCTTACATGAACGGTAACAGTAAAGAACATGAGACACAGAACGTAAAGAAGATCCGACTGATTACATTCCAGAAAGGAACAAGTGAACCCATG GGAATTACTCTGAAACTGAATGACAAGGGACGCTGTGTCATCGGGAGGATCCTGCACGGAGGGATGATTCATAGGCAAG GCACACTCCATGTTGGTGATGAAATTCTGGAAATAAATGGTAAGAGTGCAGCAAATCAAACAGTGGAGCAGCTACAGTCATTGCTG AAAGAAATGAAGGGAACCATCACCTTACAGGTTCAGTCCAACTACCATTGCAACCCTTTGTCCTTTGAG aTGTACATGCGAGCTCAGTTTGATTATGACCCAAAGAAGGATGATCTTATCCCATGCAAGGAGGCTGGATTAAAATTTAAGACTGGTGACATCATCAAGATAATCAGTAAGGATGATCCCAACTGGTGGCAGGGCACTGTGGAAAACTCAGGCAAAACAACCGGACTAATACCCTCCCCAGAACTGCAGGAATG GCGGGTGGCCAATAGGAATTCAGCTAATCAGGATGTTACATCAGGCTGCGGCGTGTTTGGGAAGAAGAAAAAGCAGTGTAAAGACAAGTATCTGGCCAAGCACAGTGCAA TCTTTGATCGGCTTGACCTAGTCTCGTATGAAGAAGTTGTACGACTCCCTGCATTCAACAGAAAGacccttgtgcttctag GGGCTAACGGAGTTGGTCGAAGTCACATCAAAAATGCTCTGATTACTAAACACTCAGACAAGTTTGCTTATCCAATTCCAC ACACCTCCAGGTCACCAAAGAAAGATGAAGAAGATGGAAAGAACTACTACTTTATTTCCAATGAGGACATGGTGAAGAACATCACCTCTAATGAATTCCTAGAGTATGGGAGCTTCCAAGGGGCCATGTTTGGAACAAAGCTGGAGACAATCCGCAAGATCAACCAAGGCCAGGGCAAAATTGCAGTGGTGGATATCGAGCCCCAG GCCCTGAAGGTTCTCAGAACAGCAGAGTTTGCACCACTGGTGGTATTCATTGCTGCTCCCTCTACTACTCAGCCAGGCAATCAG GCTGAATCTCTCAAGAAGATCCAAAAGGAATCAGAAATCCTTCAGCATACCTATGGACACTGGTTTGACCTGACACTGGTTAACAATGAACTTGAAGATACAGTGCAAAACCTGGTGGAAGCAATTGAAAGTGCATGCACTACAGCACAATGGGTGCCTGTGTCATGGGTCTACTAG